The Vanacampus margaritifer isolate UIUO_Vmar chromosome 16, RoL_Vmar_1.0, whole genome shotgun sequence genome includes the window AGCAGAGTGTGCGTCACGCCGGTCATCCACCAGGACAACGGTGCCACCTTCACCTGCCGCCTGGCCAGCAACGCCAGCGTTGAGGCCTCCGTCACACTCAATGTCACATGTGAGTGCTAACAGAAAATGTTGAGTGTGGACCTTTACCAAGGGCAAATAAGCCTATGTATGtccttaaagctactgaatgcagaaaattgaatttccaGAGCCGCATAAAGAATAccctgtgattggtcaactgctggtcacatgacatctgGACTCCATGTTGTTACCGTACCGAAatcgagttggccaaactctctctatatattgTATAGTGtgaatttcaaatcgctactgccacctgtggccaaaaaatgaaactgcgttttcccttcttcacatacacgaCACGCACATGATGTCAAATCCGCAAATAGAGGGCGGcaaaattcgaacccgaatcctgACTGAAAACTATTAGCCAGAGGCTTGCAAGATTTCCcagtgttaatctactaattaaaaaatgtctcagtcataaatggtcaaataaaatggctattgtaaagatatttgggggcaaattgttacaaaatgaagctttaaaaaactaatttcattgaggaaaaaaaacgttttacacCAATCCTGTAGGTTGCAGTAGTCTGTGTGACAAAGTAATTTAGGGTGGGGACAAAATATACCTGTTTTAATATTTCCTTTGATCGAAAATCGAAAAGCCTTGATCCCATTATTTTGAATCATGTGTTGACCAACTTGATCCCATGACTGTTGCCTCTTCAGTAACTTGATGATCTGGGAATTTAATCTTGTTTCAAAAGGCCCTTGAAAGACTATCACGACTTGTGTAAATTACAATTCTCCGGCTACAATGAGTTCCGCTGTCTTTCTCATTGCTCGCATTTCTTGACCTTCTGAGTGCTGCCACGTCCAAATTACTTGATGACCTTAGGATCTTtactaatttaaaatggggaccAAAATACTTTAGATTGCATTTCACATTCTCCTCTTAATTCGGCATATTGCTTGATCTCATCAAGTGCTGACACATTCATATAACTTGACGGTCTTGGTATCTGCGGCAGTTTTGAAGTGGCTCCAATAGACTTTCCCCAATTTGTGTCAATCGGAATTTCTCTTTCTGGTCTTTCTAATTGTTCTGATTATTCAATACcgagcaaggttattttagttcaaaaattttttttcgttaacaaaataaaataaaaacaaaaatgtttttaaaaaaaaaaagaaaactgacaactactactactaaaactaactataattatagctttgttttagtctttagtACCGTAATTAAtataatgcatgagcctttggggatgattttaaatgcaattttcagtatatttatttcgatattaaccggaataaggacgtttgaaagtgtcacgtagaagtgacgtcatctagcagcagccaatagaaaaagcCCCTTCAGATGACGTCTCCGCTCAGCTCGCCTGCTTTTCTATTTAACTCAGCCAAAATGCActgctaggtaagaaatgcgttaattttgtcattttaccagggtgtttattaaatattgtgcacaagtaacacacattaaaacaaaaactatactgaaactaattaaaaataaactaaaactaagcattttttaaaaactacaactaataaaaaacagaaccaACCTGGAAAGtcattaaaactaacaaaatgtaaaacaaaactaaatagaaactaacaaaaataaaaattccaaaactataataactgcTGTCAAACAAATCATCTAAACGTTGTCCTCCTCAGATCCGCCCGACCTGTCGGGGTCTGAGGACGTGTGGGTGGAGTATGAATCGCCGCTGGTCCTGCACTGCGACGCCTTCGCCAACCCGCCCGTCACCGTGTGGTGGACCCTCAACGGCAGTGCTCTCGACCTCTTTGGAGGGGGCTTCACCGTGACCGACGACGGCTTCTCTAGCCGACTATCTGCCAACAAGGCAGAGAAGAGTAAGCATGAGGGCCTCTACCGCTGCACCGTCGACTCGCCTGTCTACGGAGTCAAGAGCAAGGACTTCCTGGTCATCGTCACAGGTGAGTCCTTGAATCCACAATCAATGTTGAGCCTCCATGTTGCTGACTTTGTTGTTGTCCGCAGAAAAGACCGTTAAGTTTCCACTGATGCCCATCATCGCTGGCGTGGTTGTGGTGTGCCTTACGGCACTTTTCGCCATTTTATCACGCTGGGAAAAAATCGTCAAGGTAACGTGTGGTACAGTGACAAAAGTATGCAGTAGCCGTGTCTCCTAACGGCCTTTTCTCTCCCAACAGTGCTGCAAGTGAATGATTGTCGTCAACTTTACATTCCTGCCTGCAGCCGGTCAGCTTAGCGCTAAGGCTAAGAGAACCAGCTATTTAACCGACTCATTGTGTAGCTCTCCACATGACAGCTCATCTTCATGACAGCAGGAACGAGCCATATTGCAACTGAACGAGACTTCCTGAAGCCAGTTACCATAGCATGAAAGCTAACCGGCTACACAAGGATGcctttttattgtaaatttcaaCTCAGCAAGACTGACAACAGTCATCTTAAGATAAGGCTTGATCTTGGCATTGTACTTGTTAATGTGCCACAAACATGTTTTATGTTTCATCAATATGAGCAATCTAGCATTTCACCTAATTGAAAGtaagattattttttccaaagcaCATAGGCTAATTGATTGATGGATTCTTATTACTACAGTACATCCAACACAAGTtaaattttaatgtatttttttatgtattaaatcTCAATTTAAACCAGGTTTTTATTCCTGAACTTTAGCTCATGACTCAATGACAGTGACTCGTTAAAATTGTGTTATCCATTTACTTTTAATGAGACAAAAAGCTACACGTCAACGTTCAAGGCCAAGCTCAATATCACTTACTCATAAAATGAAAGATGGTGTTCATGTTAAGAAAACAGGAATCATTTAAATAGATAAAGAAATGGTGCCCCCGCTTCTGTGACTTGGACGAACCCAAATCCGATTAAAAGAAACAGGCAAAGCGAAGTGGTAACATGGCCTGGTAACTGGTTGCTGTCAATAGTTCTTGCATAACACATACAACTTAATACAATCATGTACATTGGTCCAGACTGCACGATGATTAATTTAATCACATGGTGATTCAACATAAATTGTATTACGGCGTATTAAGGCTCATGAGACAGGCTGACTATACCTTTGAAGTGTGACCTTTAATCACCTTTCCCATCCAAAAGAATACCCTTTTCAGCAGGACACCAACTTAATTCACAAAGATTCTAGCGACATCTGCAGGTCAATTTTAGAACCTCAGTTaagattattattacttttttgttgtttggaagttgttaattcaattaatttatgTTATCAATCGTTATGCAATTCAACCACATGAAGAATAAATTTGAAATACATgattaaatgtgcatttttaagaAAGTGCAATGTAAGTGAACAATGAAGCGAACGAGGCAAGAAGGGCATAACTATTTGAATTACGTCATCCTATGGGTGTGTTTCTTTACAACATTTAACTCCTTATTACATTCAACGTTAATATTGCTTCTAATAACATCcagacacaaaaataataaattcaatttaaaaaatgaaaaatatttggtCCCTGTTGGAAACATACCGGAAGTATAATATAT containing:
- the tmigd1 gene encoding transmembrane and immunoglobulin domain-containing protein 1, whose amino-acid sequence is MASYCFAVLALCVAQTLCITIESVPGVDGEGAILTELESTVSLVCRSNRSEGERAELVWLRNGATVALRQENRKGQSRVCVTPVIHQDNGATFTCRLASNASVEASVTLNVTYPPDLSGSEDVWVEYESPLVLHCDAFANPPVTVWWTLNGSALDLFGGGFTVTDDGFSSRLSANKAEKSKHEGLYRCTVDSPVYGVKSKDFLVIVTEKTVKFPLMPIIAGVVVVCLTALFAILSRWEKIVKCCK